The following is a genomic window from Candidatus Thermoplasmatota archaeon.
TATAGGTTTCGTAATTTTTTTACTTGCTACCCAGGTTGCACCTTGGATAGCAAAACAACTTGGTTTGATCCACTAGATGGTGTAATATTATGCAAGATGTAAATTCTGATGATAGCATGGAAGAAAAAACAAAGATTTTTACTATAAAAACACAGGTTGGTAAAGAACAGAGCGCAGCTGATCTAATAAGTAGCAGGGCAGATAAATCAAAAATAAAGATACCCTCGATTCTTGTGACACCAGAGCTTAGGGGATATATTTTTGTTGAAAGCTATGACATAGAACGTATAAAAGAGATGGTTAAAACAATTTCTTATGCACGTAACATACTCGAGGGTGATACACCTATACAGCAGATAGAGCATTTCCTTGTACCAGCATCCACTGTTGCAAAGATAGCTGAGGGTGACGTGGTTGAGATGATAGCTGGTCCGTTCCGTGGTGAAACAGCTAAGGTTACACACATAGATGACACAAAAGAGGAGATAACTGTTGAGCTTTTTGAGTCTGTTGTACCAATACCAATAACAGTTAGAGGAGAGCAGGTTAGGGTGATAAAGAGAAAAGAAGAAGATAAAAAGAAAGAGGAGGAATCAAAATAGTATGCCGGATACAGTAAAAGCACTTGTTGAAGGTGGGAAAGCATCTGCTGGTCCACCACTTGGTCCAGCGCTTGGTCCACTAGGCGTAAACATAATGCAGATAATAAACGCAATTAACGATAAAACCAAACAGTTTGAGGGTATGAAGGTCCCAGTGAAGGTTATTGTTGATTCTAAAACAAAAAAGTTTGAGATAGAAGTTGGTACACCACCTGCTTCATCACTCATCCTGAAAGAACTACGTGTTGAAAAAGGATCAGGA
Proteins encoded in this region:
- a CDS encoding transcription elongation factor Spt5; this translates as MQDVNSDDSMEEKTKIFTIKTQVGKEQSAADLISSRADKSKIKIPSILVTPELRGYIFVESYDIERIKEMVKTISYARNILEGDTPIQQIEHFLVPASTVAKIAEGDVVEMIAGPFRGETAKVTHIDDTKEEITVELFESVVPIPITVRGEQVRVIKRKEEDKKKEEESK
- a CDS encoding 50S ribosomal protein L11, producing MPDTVKALVEGGKASAGPPLGPALGPLGVNIMQIINAINDKTKQFEGMKVPVKVIVDSKTKKFEIEVGTPPASSLILKELRVEKGSGSPSTHKIGNLTVDQAIKIAKMKQDGLLGKDLKKKTKEIIGTCVSLGVTVEGKKPQEIQKAIDEGVYDSKFS